In Reinekea thalattae, a genomic segment contains:
- a CDS encoding MFS transporter, producing MKSYLMAPEKTPKREIISWALYDFANSSYTTVVITFVYSAFFMSYIIPPELAHLKNSLWAATISLSTLISIFAAPYIGALCDITGRKKQYLGVCTLTSVISTALLYFVGPNDLALGMFLLVISNTAWMLSESFNASFLTDISNEKNIGSVSGFGWGIGYIGGLLSLILVFMIITASAENNIQQYIHQNQLAMLMIALFYGIAALPLFFVVKQTPPTPLTKEGNKISSSQLLLLAWQQIRQLKSLSRDKPSMFQFFLAFLVYTAGVAVVVKFMGIYATEEIGISGAELIIVGATLQVSSMIGAILFGLLDDKVGSKAAILYSIALWVLGVCAIYFLASLSYWTNISMSQLFIVICFIAGSALGATQSSSRAIVGRFASGQDSAFIFGLWGTFSRLAIILAMLFGPLSDLVGRQNSLLLILVYFLIGAFLLIKVPVNKALNSH from the coding sequence ATGAAAAGCTACCTAATGGCGCCTGAGAAGACCCCCAAGCGAGAAATCATCAGCTGGGCGCTATATGATTTCGCCAATAGCAGCTATACCACCGTAGTCATCACCTTTGTCTATTCTGCTTTTTTCATGTCTTACATCATTCCGCCAGAGCTTGCTCATTTAAAGAACTCTCTTTGGGCCGCGACGATAAGCCTCTCGACTCTTATTAGTATTTTTGCAGCTCCTTATATTGGCGCGCTGTGTGATATCACCGGCCGTAAAAAACAGTATTTAGGTGTTTGTACACTCACATCGGTTATCAGTACAGCGCTGCTCTATTTTGTTGGACCGAATGATTTGGCATTGGGGATGTTTTTATTGGTCATCAGTAATACAGCCTGGATGCTATCGGAGTCGTTCAATGCCAGTTTTTTAACCGACATCAGTAATGAGAAAAACATTGGCTCCGTCTCTGGCTTTGGTTGGGGCATTGGCTACATTGGCGGTTTATTGAGCTTGATTTTGGTCTTCATGATTATTACCGCCTCGGCAGAAAATAATATCCAGCAGTACATCCACCAAAATCAGTTAGCGATGCTAATGATTGCCCTCTTCTATGGTATTGCTGCATTGCCGTTGTTTTTTGTCGTTAAACAAACGCCACCCACACCATTAACAAAAGAAGGTAACAAGATCTCATCATCGCAATTGTTACTCCTAGCCTGGCAACAGATTCGGCAATTAAAAAGCTTGAGCCGAGATAAACCGAGTATGTTTCAGTTCTTTTTAGCTTTCTTGGTTTATACCGCTGGCGTCGCTGTGGTTGTAAAGTTTATGGGGATTTATGCTACGGAAGAAATTGGTATCAGTGGTGCCGAATTAATTATTGTCGGCGCAACGTTACAAGTCAGCTCTATGATTGGCGCCATATTATTTGGCTTGCTGGATGATAAAGTCGGCTCTAAGGCCGCGATTCTTTATTCGATTGCCTTATGGGTGCTAGGTGTTTGTGCAATTTACTTTTTAGCCTCTCTCAGTTATTGGACAAACATTTCGATGTCTCAGCTATTTATTGTTATTTGCTTTATCGCAGGCTCTGCCTTAGGTGCAACCCAATCATCTAGCCGAGCCATTGTTGGACGATTTGCCAGTGGTCAGGATTCTGCCTTTATCTTCGGCTTGTGGGGCACCTTTTCTAGGCTAGCGATTATCTTAGCGATGCTGTTTGGGCCTTTAAGCGATCTTGTCGGTCGGCAAAATAGTCTACTGCTAATTTTGGTTTATTTTCTAATAGGAGCCTTTCTGTTAATTAAAGTGCCTGTAAATAAAGCGTTAAATAGCCATTAA